The following proteins are encoded in a genomic region of Saccharopolyspora antimicrobica:
- a CDS encoding SDR family NAD(P)-dependent oxidoreductase, protein MLDSYGPWAVIAGGSEGVGAAFAHQLADAGINLVLIARKPGPLADTAAQVRAKGVEVRTLELDLLAPEALRTIRSVTDDLDVGLLIFNAGANSYGHEFVTGDLDRVREVIDLNITAQLALTHHFGARLKQRGRGGVLLVGSMAGYLGQAQISVYSAVKAFSRVFAEGLWLELREHGVDVLELVLGVTRTPAMARAGLNFDIPGLNVAEPDDVAREGLAHLAHGPVLVAGGNADAAVKRSGPDRAALALGAHEASKRLLPKA, encoded by the coding sequence GTGCTGGACTCCTACGGCCCGTGGGCGGTGATCGCCGGTGGCTCCGAAGGCGTGGGCGCCGCGTTCGCCCACCAGCTCGCCGACGCCGGGATCAACCTGGTGCTGATCGCCCGCAAGCCCGGGCCGCTGGCCGACACGGCCGCGCAGGTGCGGGCCAAGGGCGTCGAGGTGCGCACGCTGGAGCTCGACCTGCTCGCACCGGAGGCTCTGCGGACCATCCGGTCGGTCACCGACGACCTCGACGTGGGGCTGTTGATCTTCAACGCGGGCGCCAACAGCTACGGGCACGAGTTCGTCACGGGCGATCTCGACCGGGTGCGCGAGGTGATCGACCTGAACATCACCGCGCAGCTCGCGCTCACCCACCACTTCGGCGCGCGGCTGAAGCAGCGGGGCCGCGGCGGGGTGCTGCTGGTCGGCTCGATGGCCGGATACCTGGGGCAGGCGCAGATCAGCGTCTATTCAGCGGTGAAGGCGTTCTCGCGGGTCTTCGCCGAAGGCCTGTGGCTGGAACTGCGGGAGCACGGCGTCGACGTGCTGGAGCTCGTCCTCGGCGTGACCCGGACTCCGGCGATGGCGCGCGCCGGGCTCAACTTCGACATCCCCGGGCTGAACGTCGCCGAGCCCGACGACGTGGCCCGGGAAGGCCTGGCGCACCTGGCGCACGGCCCGGTGCTGGTGGCCGGCGGCAACGCCGACGCCGCGGTGAAGCGCAGCGGCCCCGACCGGGCCGCGCTCGCGCTCGGGGCGCACGAGGCGTCCAAACGCCTGCTGCCGAAGGCATGA